A stretch of the Diadema setosum chromosome 16, eeDiaSeto1, whole genome shotgun sequence genome encodes the following:
- the LOC140239908 gene encoding putative peptidyl-tRNA hydrolase PTRHD1, with product MSASMVQYIVVRGDLLTALKWPTGAVIAQACHACTAVMHLFRDDDNVLKYTADLDNMHKVILEAKSEEDVKNLSEKLTEHSVDHKLWIEQPENFATCLAVKPYPKEEVQKYFKKFKLYK from the exons ATGTCAGCGTCCATGGTGCAATACATCGTCGTACGTGGAGATCTTCTTACTGCTCTAAAATGGCCTACCGGGGCGGTGATTGCACAA GCTTGCCATGCATGTACTGCAGTGATGCATCTATTCAGGGATGATGACAACGTCCTCAAGTACACTGCTGACCTGGACAATATGCATAAAGTCATCTTGGAG GCTAAAAGTGAAGAGGATGTGAAGAACTTGTCTGAGAAGCTGACAGAGCACAGCGTTGATCACAAACTGTGGATCGAGCAGCCAGAGAACTTTGCCACTTGTCTCGCAGTGAAACCTTACCCCAAAGAGGAGGTGCAAAAGTATTTCAAGAAGTTCAAACTGTACAAATGA